In a genomic window of Terriglobia bacterium:
- a CDS encoding efflux RND transporter periplasmic adaptor subunit: MAARTSKTIWLLLLIAVIAVLVFVAAARPGRDRPVRVAVTHAVRRDLNSWTAGNGKIEPVDPHVIQSELTTRIDRMDITEGRSVTAGETLLVLDATDAKSELARTKEQLLTAQEEQKTALQGGSSDELAQIDNDLLKTNSDVARLSHEQDTLQRLYANKAATRQEIDQNRIAMDKAKADNQLLEEKKRAIAERSKTQAQRAALKIDEARESIQSLEQKINSARVAAPVSGTIYTLSAKAGTFVHTGDTLAEMADLRRLRARAFIDEPELGSLKEGQTVEITWDALPARIWTGAVEQLPKTIVSRGSRNVGEVLCSINNDEAPLLPNTNINVRIRTAKRDNVLTLPRAAIRSDGNRRFVFVIADGHLQKREVTVGISDPAIYEILSGIAEEDAVALQSDTDLREGEPVTGYEK; encoded by the coding sequence ATGGCTGCTAGGACTTCCAAGACAATCTGGCTACTCCTGTTGATCGCGGTAATCGCCGTGCTGGTGTTCGTTGCGGCAGCCAGACCGGGAAGGGACCGGCCGGTCCGCGTCGCCGTGACTCACGCGGTCCGGCGGGATCTGAATTCCTGGACGGCCGGCAACGGAAAAATCGAGCCGGTCGATCCACACGTCATTCAGTCAGAACTCACGACGAGAATCGACCGTATGGACATCACCGAGGGCCGCAGCGTGACGGCCGGCGAGACGCTGCTCGTGCTGGACGCGACAGATGCTAAAAGCGAGCTGGCTCGTACGAAGGAACAACTCCTTACCGCCCAGGAAGAACAGAAAACAGCTCTGCAGGGCGGATCCAGCGATGAACTCGCGCAGATCGACAACGATCTTCTGAAAACAAATTCCGATGTCGCGCGGCTCTCCCACGAGCAGGATACTCTTCAGCGCCTGTACGCAAACAAGGCGGCCACACGCCAGGAGATCGATCAGAACCGGATCGCCATGGACAAGGCCAAGGCCGATAACCAGCTGTTGGAGGAAAAGAAAAGAGCCATCGCCGAGCGCTCGAAAACGCAGGCGCAACGGGCGGCGCTCAAAATCGACGAGGCCCGGGAATCGATCCAGTCGCTCGAACAGAAAATCAATTCCGCGCGGGTGGCCGCCCCGGTATCAGGCACGATTTATACCTTATCTGCGAAAGCCGGGACTTTCGTCCATACCGGCGATACGCTGGCCGAAATGGCCGATCTCCGGCGCCTCCGGGCCCGTGCTTTCATCGATGAACCGGAACTCGGCTCACTCAAGGAAGGTCAGACCGTCGAAATTACTTGGGATGCTTTACCGGCCCGCATCTGGACCGGCGCTGTCGAACAGTTGCCGAAAACCATTGTTTCCCGTGGTTCCAGAAATGTGGGAGAAGTTCTCTGTTCGATCAATAACGACGAGGCTCCGCTGTTGCCGAACACCAACATCAACGTGCGAATCCGCACCGCGAAACGCGACAACGTCCTGACGCTTCCGCGGGCAGCCATTCGAAGCGACGGAAACCGACGTTTTGTGTTCGTTATCGCCGATGGGCATCTGCAAAAGCGTGAAGTAACGGTCGGTATCTCCGACCCGGCTATTTATGAAATTTTAAGCGGAATTGCCGAAGAAGACGCCGTCGCGCTACAGTCTGATACGGACTTAAGAGAAGGAGAGCCCGTTACGGGATACGAAAAATGA
- a CDS encoding TolC family protein, which yields MKNIRCLILVAACIAGLLLPSMPALSQDLQPIALKDAVNTALRNSREVALAQARYNQSARAVDVNRSAFQPNLFTGSGAAFNYGFPQTPGGAPPTILNLSYIQSLFNPPQRAQVRASQERQEVQRLELEKTQNSVALQTSSAYLELAKVRHSLELMRNERESNTRIIGYTQQRVTEGYELPIEGKKAERAAAVTEQRIRQLESRESELQEQLAAAMGLPPARHIEVMTEPLALQTSDRKSDVVDRAVESSLDLRESEYERRAREHIVNGQNGAKWPTVDIIGEYGRFAPYNNLQDYYRQFQENNVTVGIQIKIPLISAQRSSNVAMAKSELNTAEMELRNRRQNVELEAARQFNRVRVLESAREVARLDHEIAQDNLQVIQANFQEGRANLRDVERARNEESEKWVTFLDGDFDWQKAQLELLNITGELGRIYQ from the coding sequence ATGAAAAACATTCGATGCCTGATACTGGTTGCGGCCTGCATTGCAGGTCTGCTTCTGCCGTCGATGCCTGCCCTGAGCCAGGACCTTCAACCGATCGCGCTGAAAGACGCCGTGAACACCGCCCTGCGAAACAGCCGCGAAGTGGCGCTCGCGCAAGCCAGATACAATCAGTCGGCGAGGGCCGTCGATGTCAACCGTTCCGCATTTCAGCCGAATCTGTTCACCGGCTCCGGCGCGGCATTCAACTACGGCTTTCCGCAGACCCCCGGCGGCGCCCCTCCAACGATCCTCAATCTCTCTTACATCCAGAGCCTGTTCAATCCCCCGCAGCGCGCGCAGGTTCGCGCTTCGCAGGAACGTCAGGAAGTCCAGCGCCTGGAACTGGAAAAGACGCAGAACTCTGTCGCCCTGCAGACCAGTTCCGCCTATCTGGAATTGGCCAAGGTCCGTCACTCTCTGGAGCTGATGCGCAACGAGCGGGAAAGCAATACTCGGATCATCGGCTATACGCAGCAGCGCGTTACTGAAGGTTACGAACTTCCTATCGAAGGCAAAAAGGCGGAGCGGGCGGCCGCCGTGACAGAGCAGCGGATCCGTCAACTCGAAAGCCGCGAAAGCGAACTCCAGGAACAGCTCGCGGCCGCGATGGGACTTCCGCCGGCGCGGCACATCGAAGTCATGACCGAGCCTCTGGCTTTACAAACTTCGGATCGCAAGAGCGACGTGGTGGATCGTGCAGTCGAAAGCAGCCTCGACCTGCGGGAGAGCGAATACGAGCGCCGCGCCCGGGAACACATCGTCAACGGGCAGAACGGCGCCAAATGGCCTACGGTGGATATCATCGGCGAATATGGGCGGTTCGCCCCTTACAACAATCTTCAGGACTATTACCGCCAGTTTCAGGAGAATAACGTTACCGTCGGCATTCAAATCAAAATCCCTCTGATCAGTGCCCAGCGTTCGTCGAATGTCGCGATGGCGAAAAGCGAACTCAACACGGCTGAAATGGAGTTAAGGAACCGCCGTCAGAATGTTGAACTCGAAGCCGCCCGCCAGTTTAACCGTGTGCGCGTGCTCGAGTCCGCGCGTGAAGTGGCGCGTCTGGATCATGAAATCGCGCAGGACAACTTACAGGTGATTCAGGCCAATTTCCAGGAAGGCCGCGCCAATCTTCGGGATGTCGAGCGGGCCAGGAACGAGGAAAGCGAGAAATGGGTGACATTTCTCGATGGCGACTTCGACTGGCAGAAAGCCCAGCTGGAACTGCTGAACATCACGGGTGAACTGGGCAGGATCTACCAATAA
- a CDS encoding tetratricopeptide repeat protein, whose amino-acid sequence MTMLAALLLSLTLSQEPIPAARADFDAGNYKAALTTLTASLGHAPNDPILHYWIARTDYEMRNYDEAVNHAETAVRLAPQNAEYNRWLGRAYGAKAEESHSFFLARKVKQAFEAAVRLAPLNIAARRDLMQYCVEAPWIVGGDKDKAKQQIEAITAIDPVEGRLARAAYLTAEKQWKTAENEYVAMLDQHPAHIDPYMEAAGFFADRKNTTALERTVEAASRVDARDPRVGYYRAVTFILKGTDRPAAEKLLQSYIASVPEKSDYPSHKSATEWLARISH is encoded by the coding sequence ATGACGATGCTGGCCGCCTTGCTCCTTTCCTTAACGCTGTCGCAGGAGCCTATTCCTGCCGCGCGGGCAGACTTCGATGCCGGTAACTATAAGGCCGCGCTAACCACATTGACTGCTTCTCTGGGACACGCTCCAAACGATCCCATCCTGCACTACTGGATCGCCCGGACCGATTACGAGATGCGCAACTATGACGAAGCCGTCAACCACGCTGAAACAGCGGTAAGGCTTGCACCACAAAACGCGGAATACAACCGCTGGCTGGGACGCGCATACGGCGCCAAGGCGGAAGAGAGCCACAGTTTTTTCCTGGCCCGCAAGGTCAAGCAGGCATTCGAAGCCGCCGTCAGACTGGCGCCCCTCAACATCGCAGCCCGGCGGGATTTGATGCAGTATTGCGTGGAAGCCCCATGGATTGTCGGCGGGGATAAAGACAAAGCCAAGCAGCAGATCGAGGCCATAACTGCGATTGACCCCGTTGAAGGCCGGCTAGCGCGCGCGGCCTATCTGACGGCGGAAAAGCAGTGGAAAACGGCGGAAAACGAGTACGTCGCGATGCTGGACCAGCATCCCGCTCACATCGACCCTTATATGGAAGCGGCCGGATTCTTTGCCGATCGCAAGAACACGACCGCGCTGGAACGAACCGTCGAAGCGGCTTCGCGTGTGGATGCGCGGGATCCGCGGGTCGGCTACTATCGCGCAGTGACCTTTATTTTGAAAGGAACGGACCGGCCCGCCGCCGAAAAGCTGCTGCAATCCTACATTGCATCCGTGCCCGAAAAGAGCGACTATCCGTCACACAAATCAGCCACTGAATGGCTGGCCCGTATCAGCCATTAA
- a CDS encoding zinc-binding dehydrogenase, translating to MNPQRNGHMMAAVLHGPEDLKVQQVEIPKVGAGDLLVQVKVALTCGTDFKVWKQGYHPRMIVPPAIFGHELAGVVAEAGEAVRYKYPLGMRVVAGNSAPCNECFFCKKDKANLCEDLVFNNGAYAEYALIPARIVRENLVEIPAHLGFIAAALVEPLACVLRAVEETGVQPGDTTAVIGCGPIGLQFIRVLSSRGARVIAIGKRGSQLRVAERLGAAATCDVSQTADVVAAVRDLTHGRYGADSVIEAVGSPLTWQWAVQLARCGGTVNLFGGCPRGTRVEFESSAIHYSEITIKSSFHHTPRFIREALDLIARGDVDAKDFVTGEVPLTELPQVFEHMKNRNGQLKVAVMP from the coding sequence GTGAACCCACAGCGCAACGGGCACATGATGGCAGCCGTCCTGCATGGCCCAGAAGATCTTAAAGTTCAGCAGGTCGAGATTCCCAAAGTCGGCGCCGGGGACCTGCTGGTCCAGGTGAAGGTGGCTTTAACCTGCGGAACCGACTTCAAAGTCTGGAAGCAGGGATACCACCCCCGGATGATTGTGCCGCCCGCGATCTTCGGCCACGAATTGGCCGGTGTCGTGGCGGAGGCCGGCGAAGCCGTCCGTTACAAGTACCCGTTGGGAATGCGCGTGGTCGCCGGAAATTCCGCGCCCTGCAATGAGTGCTTTTTCTGCAAGAAGGACAAGGCCAATCTCTGTGAAGATCTGGTTTTCAACAATGGCGCTTATGCGGAATACGCCCTGATCCCCGCGCGCATCGTCCGCGAAAACCTGGTCGAGATACCGGCGCACCTGGGTTTCATTGCCGCAGCCCTGGTTGAGCCGCTCGCTTGCGTGCTCCGCGCCGTGGAGGAAACCGGAGTTCAGCCGGGCGATACCACCGCCGTGATCGGTTGCGGTCCGATCGGATTGCAGTTCATCCGCGTGCTTAGCAGCCGCGGCGCACGCGTCATTGCGATCGGCAAGCGCGGCAGCCAGCTCCGGGTTGCGGAACGGCTGGGCGCAGCGGCCACCTGCGATGTCTCGCAGACCGCGGACGTTGTGGCTGCAGTGCGTGACCTGACTCACGGCCGCTACGGCGCCGATTCCGTCATCGAAGCGGTCGGTTCGCCGCTGACCTGGCAATGGGCCGTACAGCTGGCGCGATGCGGCGGTACGGTCAACCTGTTCGGCGGATGTCCGCGCGGTACCAGGGTCGAATTTGAATCTTCGGCCATCCACTATTCCGAGATCACGATCAAATCCAGCTTCCACCATACGCCGCGCTTCATCCGCGAAGCTCTCGATCTGATCGCGCGCGGGGATGTCGACGCAAAGGATTTCGTGACGGGCGAGGTTCCTCTAACCGAACTGCCGCAGGTATTCGAACACATGAAAAACCGCAACGGGCAGCTCAAGGTTGCCGTCATGCCCTGA
- the hpnE gene encoding hydroxysqualene dehydroxylase HpnE, whose amino-acid sequence MPETNVAVIGGGLSGLAASITLAEADCRVSLIERSPRLGGRATSYVLPDDTPIDNCQHVTLRCCTNLEDFYRRAGVAGKIRFHDTLIFADSSGRRARMRPANLPAPFHLLWSFAAFPLLTWRDKHAIGHAMLRITLSGGRPKLPSSISMLDWLKSQRQTRGAIDRFWRTVLVSALNEELDQTDAQFGIDVFWKAFLSNSVGFMMGVPSVPLAELYSICGKRIRQAGGEVRTRCGATDIRVAGGRVTGVQLDNGEMLRADYYLSCVTFDRLLKLIPEDLRADPTFSNLRHLDVSPITGVHLWFDRQVMTEPFLTSVDQTIQWIFNKQAGEYLQIVISASRNLSGMPQAEIAELCIRETAALLPRIREAKLVRSVVVRENAATFSPQPGCDEWRPSTQTSIPNLFLAGDWTRTGWPATMEGAVRSGYLAAEAVLKSEGRTVTLVKPDLPVTGFSRWFARRE is encoded by the coding sequence GTGCCCGAGACAAACGTAGCCGTCATCGGCGGGGGACTCTCCGGTCTTGCAGCCTCGATCACCCTGGCCGAAGCCGACTGCCGCGTTTCCCTGATCGAACGATCGCCGCGATTGGGCGGGCGCGCCACTTCATACGTTCTTCCAGACGACACCCCCATCGATAACTGCCAGCACGTCACGCTGCGCTGCTGCACCAATCTCGAAGACTTCTACCGGCGGGCCGGCGTTGCCGGCAAAATCCGGTTCCACGATACGTTAATTTTTGCCGACTCCAGCGGCCGCCGCGCCCGGATGCGTCCCGCAAACCTTCCGGCGCCGTTCCACTTATTGTGGTCCTTCGCGGCGTTCCCTCTTCTGACATGGCGTGACAAACACGCCATCGGTCACGCGATGCTTCGCATCACCTTGAGCGGAGGCAGGCCAAAACTGCCTTCATCGATCAGCATGCTGGACTGGCTCAAGAGCCAGAGACAGACCCGCGGAGCGATCGACCGGTTCTGGCGCACGGTGCTGGTCAGCGCACTGAACGAAGAACTTGATCAAACGGATGCTCAGTTCGGCATTGATGTTTTCTGGAAAGCATTTCTATCGAACAGCGTTGGATTCATGATGGGGGTGCCGTCCGTGCCGCTCGCCGAACTCTATTCCATATGCGGGAAACGCATCCGCCAGGCCGGAGGAGAAGTTCGAACCCGCTGCGGGGCCACAGACATCCGCGTTGCGGGAGGCCGTGTGACCGGCGTCCAACTGGACAACGGCGAGATGCTTCGGGCGGACTATTACCTGTCGTGCGTGACATTCGACCGGCTGCTGAAACTCATCCCGGAGGACCTGCGCGCGGATCCCACGTTCTCGAATTTGCGTCACCTTGACGTGTCCCCCATAACCGGCGTACATTTGTGGTTCGACCGCCAGGTGATGACGGAGCCTTTCCTGACATCCGTAGACCAGACCATCCAATGGATCTTCAACAAGCAGGCGGGTGAGTATCTTCAGATCGTGATCAGCGCTTCGCGGAATCTCTCCGGGATGCCGCAGGCGGAGATCGCGGAACTATGCATCAGGGAGACGGCGGCATTACTACCGCGCATTCGCGAGGCAAAACTCGTGCGCTCCGTCGTCGTACGGGAGAACGCCGCGACATTTTCGCCGCAGCCCGGCTGCGATGAGTGGCGGCCATCGACGCAAACATCAATTCCGAATTTATTTCTGGCCGGCGACTGGACACGCACCGGCTGGCCCGCGACGATGGAAGGCGCCGTCCGCAGCGGATATCTCGCGGCGGAGGCAGTGCTGAAGAGCGAAGGGAGGACCGTAACACTAGTCAAACCGGACCTGCCCGTGACAGGTTTCTCGCGCTGGTTCGCGCGCCGTGAATGA
- a CDS encoding phytoene/squalene synthase family protein, translated as MPNDTELAASYEHCRNLAWAAARNFYYGFALLPPAKRDALCALYSFMRRADDISDSEGNTQEKGQGLKAWRYALDEALRGNYNGSKLLPAFHHTVERYRIPADYFHDLMSGAEMDLSVRSYETFEDLSRYCYCVAGTVGLCCIHVFEFQDPKALQLAPKLGIAFQLTNILRDVAEDYTMGRIYLPQEDLRRFACSDRDLSDKVASPAFVQLMRFQADRAWRLYDEGSELLGLVNSDSRAALWTLMRIYSGILAKIEAIHYDVLAKPHPGLSRFEKAWIMLRAGAGLWKPGLCPRQT; from the coding sequence ATGCCAAACGATACAGAATTGGCAGCCTCATACGAGCACTGTCGCAACCTCGCATGGGCCGCAGCGCGTAACTTCTATTACGGCTTCGCCCTGCTTCCTCCAGCCAAGCGTGACGCGTTGTGCGCTCTTTATTCATTCATGCGGCGGGCGGACGACATCTCCGATTCCGAAGGCAACACCCAGGAAAAAGGCCAGGGCCTGAAAGCCTGGCGATACGCGCTCGACGAAGCCCTGCGCGGCAATTACAACGGCAGCAAACTGCTGCCGGCCTTTCATCACACCGTCGAGCGCTACAGGATTCCCGCGGACTATTTTCACGATCTGATGTCGGGCGCGGAAATGGACCTCTCGGTCCGCAGCTACGAGACATTCGAGGATCTCAGCCGTTACTGCTACTGCGTCGCCGGTACCGTCGGTTTGTGCTGCATCCACGTTTTTGAATTTCAGGATCCGAAGGCACTTCAACTTGCTCCCAAACTGGGCATTGCCTTTCAGCTGACGAATATCCTGCGCGATGTTGCCGAAGACTACACGATGGGCCGCATCTATCTTCCGCAGGAAGATCTGCGCCGGTTTGCCTGCAGCGACCGGGATTTGTCGGACAAGGTGGCGAGCCCTGCGTTCGTCCAGTTGATGCGCTTTCAGGCGGACCGCGCCTGGCGTCTGTACGACGAGGGCTCCGAGTTGCTGGGTCTCGTCAACAGCGACAGCCGCGCCGCCCTCTGGACGCTGATGCGGATCTACAGCGGCATCCTCGCGAAGATCGAAGCGATCCATTATGACGTGCTCGCGAAGCCGCATCCGGGGCTGTCCCGTTTCGAGAAAGCCTGGATCATGCTCCGCGCCGGCGCGGGTCTCTGGAAACCCGGACTGTGCCCGAGACAAACGTAG
- the hpnC gene encoding squalene synthase HpnC, whose amino-acid sequence MQLPPDFEIARNLPPPGSSLERSQEYTRRLAKNHYENFTVASGLLPRQLRQHFYNVYAYCRWSDDLADEVSNPQLALELLDWWDSELRQCYAGSPGHAVFVALRHTIQSFDIPMQPFSHLLAAFRQDQRVHRYPTWEAVMGYCRYSANPVGRLVLYLGGYRDQDRQTLSDFTCTALQLANFWQDVSRDLDKDRIYIPLDVLAKYGWSEADLFKRQFDDRYAALMHELVARTRALFEQGLPLIEKVEPALRVDIELFSRGGLSVLDAIEAIGYNTLQNRPSLSGMAKLRLLSQTYAKRYRIGSLIRALSQPRMGRSA is encoded by the coding sequence ATGCAACTACCACCGGATTTTGAAATCGCCCGCAACCTGCCCCCTCCCGGCTCATCGCTCGAACGCTCACAGGAATACACCCGCCGGCTCGCGAAAAATCACTATGAAAATTTCACCGTCGCCAGCGGACTGCTGCCGCGCCAGCTCCGGCAGCACTTCTACAACGTCTACGCTTATTGCCGCTGGTCCGACGATCTGGCCGATGAAGTTTCAAATCCGCAGCTGGCGCTGGAATTGCTGGACTGGTGGGATAGCGAGCTGCGGCAATGTTATGCGGGTTCGCCTGGGCACGCGGTTTTCGTGGCGCTTCGTCACACGATCCAGTCGTTCGATATCCCGATGCAGCCGTTCTCGCATCTGCTCGCGGCCTTTCGGCAGGATCAACGCGTGCACCGGTATCCCACCTGGGAAGCCGTCATGGGTTATTGCCGCTACTCGGCGAATCCGGTCGGCCGGCTCGTCCTTTACCTGGGCGGCTATCGCGATCAGGACCGCCAGACCCTGTCCGATTTCACCTGCACAGCTCTGCAGCTGGCGAATTTCTGGCAGGACGTCTCGCGTGATCTGGATAAGGACCGGATCTACATTCCGCTCGACGTCCTGGCAAAGTACGGCTGGAGTGAGGCTGATTTATTCAAGCGACAGTTCGACGATCGCTACGCGGCTCTCATGCATGAACTGGTTGCCCGTACCCGCGCTCTGTTCGAACAAGGGCTTCCTCTGATCGAAAAGGTCGAACCGGCGCTTCGCGTGGATATCGAATTATTCAGCCGCGGAGGACTCTCCGTGCTTGACGCGATCGAAGCGATTGGCTACAACACTCTGCAAAACCGGCCGTCGCTGAGCGGCATGGCCAAGCTTCGGTTATTGAGTCAAACCTATGCCAAACGATACAGAATTGGCAGCCTCATACGAGCACTGTCGCAACCTCGCATGGGCCGCAGCGCGTAA
- a CDS encoding polysaccharide deacetylase family protein, which produces MTAFDILAPAIAVGGTAAWGAFHPRSQLFGPVIRSAGDACALTFDDGPNPRVTPRLLALLEKYRVPATFFVLGKYASEHHGIMAEIAARNHLIGNHTYTHPSLVFFSRRRIVEELKRCDDAVIRATGKTTVCVRPPFGFRGPQFFGAARAAGFSQIVMWSVNGHDWNPQAASSTRRRLEKVGSGDIVLLHDGDHRTSNPDRAHMLDALEFWIPRWKDAGIRFTTGAPVTGHVKMP; this is translated from the coding sequence GTGACCGCCTTCGACATCCTGGCTCCCGCGATTGCCGTCGGCGGGACCGCCGCCTGGGGAGCCTTCCATCCCCGATCGCAGCTATTCGGGCCAGTCATTCGAAGCGCGGGAGACGCTTGCGCCCTGACGTTCGACGATGGCCCTAACCCTCGCGTAACACCCCGGCTCCTGGCCCTGCTCGAAAAATATCGCGTACCGGCGACATTTTTTGTACTGGGGAAATATGCCAGTGAGCATCATGGCATCATGGCGGAAATCGCGGCCCGCAATCACCTCATCGGAAACCACACCTATACGCACCCGAGCCTTGTATTCTTCAGCCGCCGGCGTATCGTCGAGGAGCTTAAACGCTGCGATGACGCCGTCATACGGGCGACGGGGAAAACTACGGTCTGCGTCCGGCCTCCCTTCGGGTTCCGTGGCCCGCAATTCTTCGGGGCCGCCCGTGCTGCAGGCTTTTCGCAGATTGTGATGTGGTCGGTCAACGGCCACGATTGGAATCCCCAGGCCGCTTCCAGTACGCGGCGGAGGCTCGAAAAAGTCGGCTCGGGCGATATTGTTCTGCTTCACGATGGCGACCACCGCACGTCTAACCCAGATCGGGCCCATATGCTCGACGCTCTGGAATTCTGGATCCCGCGCTGGAAAGACGCCGGCATCCGGTTCACAACAGGGGCCCCCGTTACCGGGCATGTTAAAATGCCGTGA
- a CDS encoding alcohol dehydrogenase catalytic domain-containing protein, whose translation MNTEVQTHTRSNPSGIPAEMRAGVYRGNQRVGMERVPVPEIQAGEILIRVAACGICGTDVKKVRHDLVKPPQILGHEIAGTVVEAGAGVDRWSAGDRVVSFHHIPCGHCFYCERQLFSQCAQYKNTGVTAGFTPNGGGFAEYVRVMPHIVNGGVVAIPDDVTFEQATFVEPVNTCLKAVRKARIAAGEVVFVIGQGPVGLLLAFLARAAGATVFTSDPLGFRRTMSMHFGAEAALDPAAGDAAEEIRSRRHGIGADAVLLAVPDARLVPVALNIARPGGRVLLFAQNDPVTQIQFPAAAVGVEEKEILGSYSAAVDCQEESARIVFENRTRLHELISHRFALDDIDKAFAMASHPADNSLKLVILP comes from the coding sequence ATGAACACTGAAGTTCAAACACATACGCGCTCGAATCCATCCGGTATTCCGGCCGAAATGCGCGCGGGCGTGTATCGCGGGAACCAGCGTGTCGGCATGGAACGCGTTCCGGTGCCGGAGATTCAGGCCGGTGAAATCCTGATCCGTGTGGCGGCATGTGGAATATGCGGCACGGACGTCAAGAAAGTGCGGCACGATCTGGTAAAGCCCCCGCAGATTCTGGGCCATGAGATCGCAGGAACCGTCGTCGAAGCCGGCGCCGGCGTGGATCGCTGGTCGGCAGGCGATCGGGTCGTCAGCTTCCACCACATCCCTTGCGGCCATTGCTTCTACTGCGAGCGCCAATTGTTCTCGCAATGCGCTCAGTACAAGAACACCGGCGTCACGGCGGGATTCACGCCCAATGGAGGCGGCTTCGCCGAGTACGTTCGGGTCATGCCTCACATCGTCAATGGCGGAGTGGTTGCGATCCCGGACGACGTCACTTTCGAACAGGCGACCTTCGTCGAGCCTGTGAATACCTGTCTCAAGGCCGTTCGCAAAGCCCGGATTGCAGCGGGCGAAGTGGTGTTCGTGATCGGTCAGGGGCCGGTTGGCTTACTGCTGGCATTCCTGGCCCGCGCGGCGGGAGCAACCGTATTCACTAGTGATCCGCTCGGGTTTCGCCGGACAATGAGCATGCATTTCGGTGCAGAGGCTGCATTGGATCCGGCAGCCGGCGATGCCGCGGAGGAAATCCGAAGCCGCCGGCACGGGATCGGCGCCGATGCCGTACTTCTGGCGGTCCCTGACGCCAGGCTCGTTCCCGTGGCCTTGAATATCGCCCGGCCCGGCGGGCGCGTGCTGCTGTTTGCGCAGAACGACCCCGTAACACAGATTCAGTTTCCCGCGGCCGCCGTGGGTGTGGAAGAAAAGGAAATCCTTGGCAGCTACAGCGCGGCGGTCGATTGCCAGGAGGAGTCGGCTCGAATCGTTTTCGAGAATCGAACCCGGCTTCATGAACTTATTTCCCATCGGTTTGCGCTGGACGACATCGATAAGGCATTTGCGATGGCTTCTCATCCTGCGGACAATTCTCTAAAGTTGGTGATTTTGCCGTGA